The Synchiropus splendidus isolate RoL2022-P1 chromosome 1, RoL_Sspl_1.0, whole genome shotgun sequence genome includes a window with the following:
- the LOC128760549 gene encoding CLIP-associating protein 1-like isoform X4 encodes MEEEVAVVGVEYLLEQVMQKDMGKRLQVGQEITELILDQERTPDLEKDQTMLDRTVDAVASSWVNSNNFKVVLFGMDILSALITRLQERFRTQVGTVLPSLIDRLGDAKDQVRDQDQSLLLKLMDQAANPQYVWERLMGGFKHKNYRTREGLCLCLISTLNVFGSQSLTLSKMVPQICNLLGDPNSQVRDGAMNCLVEIYRHVGERVRIDLGKKGLPQSWLNALFSRFDEVQRSGNMVPSPVSDKNLDDDDSVDGGRSSSSSRTGSSCGRKNVSMGSFRRPAPPSGASGNKGAGRDGLAAGAVDEEDFIQAFEDVPTVQIYSNREVEETMTKIRDVLSDDKKDWELRVAALKKVRSLLLAGAADYEGFLPQLRLMEPLFKQSAKDLRSQVVREACITLGHLSSVLGSRFDHAAESVLPALVNLVPNSAKVMATSGIAAIRLLLRHTHYPRLIPIITSNCSSKSVAVRRRCYEFLDLALQEWHTSSLERHSALLTETIKKGIYDADGDARAVARRCYWSFHAHFTREAESLFQSLEASYQRALQAHLRSGDSAMSLPVSGRSSSSSQESLNRPLSVKSTAGRVKAPQPSRTPITSSSSLQRSRSDVDVNAAASAASHTRMTPVSSTASSSTFSTLPPGSYASLDDSWSVNGDGRVRTRRTSAGNGATVTDSRGRSRGKVVSQSQPGSRSGSPGRLLSTTYRRIPRPTVGPTHSSSSVSRPRGHRSQGCSRETSPSRAGAARSRIPRPSMSQGCSRETSRESSRDPSPSPLDRLSEHSRLSASVNAMKILNTSTEVEAAVADALRRPVRRRFESPGMNSDDDANSDASSACSERSYSSRNGGAAPLYLRQTEDVAEVLNHCASSNWSERKEGLLGLQNLLKSHRTLSRVELKRLCEIFTRMFADPHSKVFSMFLETLVDFIVLHRDDLQDWLFVLLTQLLKKMGADLLGSVQAKVQRALDVTRESFPCDHQFNILMRFIVDQTQTPNLKVKVALLRYVEALTRQMDPTHFVNTSETRLAVSRIITWTAEPKSSDVRKAAQVVLISLFELNTPEFTMLLGALPKTFQDGTTKLLHSHLRNVGAASNISTASPSNSGRSLPRQSSSRSSPLTSPTSCSHASLSPSALEDDSENLNSEELYSSLRGVTEAIQNFSFRSQEDLMEPLRREGRREMLGGGASTDSDTRLCGDVVEGGRMALDNKTSLLNTPSPPSFAGPRFRDYNPYNYSDGISMMDKGGLKEGLLDESGRHPESVENKIMNPKGYQGGGAAEQLELVAELLKELSSTQVGERNPEDRRATLLELLKVAREDSAAVWEEHFKTMLLLLLETLEDRDHTIRALALRVLREILRNQPARFKNYAELTIMKTLEAHKDSHKEVVRAAEEAASTLAGSAHPEQCIKVLCPIVQTADFPINLAAIKMQTRAIERVTKEPLHQLLPDVIPGLLQGYDNTESSVRKASVFCLVAIYSVIGEELKPYLAQLTGSQMKLLNLYIKRAQTSASNSSSSSDISSY; translated from the exons ATGGAAGAGGAGGTGGCGGTCGTGGGTGTGGAATATTTGCTGGAGCAGGTGATGCAGAAGGACATGGGGAAGAGGCTCCAGGTGGGTCAGGAGATCACGGAGCTCATTCTGGACCAGGAGCGTACCCCGGATCTGGAAAAGGACCAGACCATGTTGGATCGGACAGTGGACGCCGTGGCCAGCTCCTGGGTCAACTCAAATAACTTTAAA GTGGTGTTATTTGGGATGGACATCCTTTCAGCTCTGATCACACGACTTCAGGAAAGATTCAGGACTCAGGTGGGCACAG TGCTTCCTAGTTTGATTGATCGTCTTGGAGATGCCAAGGACCAAGtgagagaccaagaccagtctctgctgctaaAGTTGATGGACCAGGCTGCCAACCCACAG TACGTGTGGGAAAGGTTGATGGGAGGTTTTAAACACAAGAACTACAGGACCAGAGAAGGACTCTGCCTCTGTCTCATCTCAACACTCAATGT GTTTGGATCTCAGAGTTTAACACTCAGTAAGATGGTCCCTCAAATCTGTAACCTGCTTGGAGATCCGAACAGTCAG GTTCGTGATGGAGCCATGAATTGTCTAGTAGAGATCTACCGTCATGTGGGAGAGAGAGTTCGGATCGACTTGGGCAAGAAGGGACTGCCGCAGTCTTG GTTAAATGCCCTATTCAGCCGCTTTGATGAAGTCCAGAGGTCTGGAAACATGGTGCCATCACCAGTTTCAG ATAAGAATTTGGATGACGATGACTCTGTGGATGGCGGGCgctcttcgtcctcctccagAACCGGATCGTCTTGTGGGAGGAAAAACGTGAGCATGGGGTCATTCAGACGCCCTGCCCCTCCCTCAGGAGCGTCTGGCAACAAGGGAGCTG GCAGGGACGGTCTGGCTGCTGGTGCTGTGGATGAGGAAGACTTCATCCAGGCGTTCGAGGATGTTCCAACAGTCCAG ATTTATTCAAACAGAGAGGTGGAGGAAACAATGACAAAGATCAGAGATGTTTTGTCGGATGACAAGAAAGACTGGGAGCTGAGAGTGGCGGCG CTTAAGAAGGTTCGCTCTTTGCTTCTGGCTGGCGCAGCAGATTATGAAGGGTTTCTGCCTCAGCTGCGGCTGATGGAGCCTCTGTTCAAACAGTCTGCAAAAGACCTGCGTTCACAGGTTGTTCGGGAGGCTTGTATCACATTAGG ACACCTGTCTTCAGTATTGGGGAGCCGATTTGACCATGCAGCAGAATCGGTTCTGCCAGCCCTTGTAAACCTTGTCCCCAACAGTGCAAAGGTCATGGCCACATCAGGCATTGCCGCTATCCGTCTCCTCCTAAGG CACACACATTACCCTCGTCTAATCCCCATCATCACCAGCAACTGTTCCTCCAAGTCCGTGGCAGTCAGGAG ACGTTGTTATGAGTTTTTGGACCTGGCCCTGCAGGAGTGGCACACAAGCTCCCTGGAGag ACACTCTGCCTTGCTCACAGAGACTATCAAGAAAGGAATCTATGATGCAGATGGAGACGCTCGGGCCGTGGCCAGAAG ATGTTACTGGAGCTTCCACGCTCACTTCACCCGGGAGGCGGAGAGCCTGTTTCAGAGTCTAGAGGCATCCTACCAGAGGGCGCTGCAGGCCCATCTAAGGAGTGGAGACAGTGCAATGTCACTGCCAGTGTCTGGccgctcatcttcatcttcccaAGAGAGTCTGAA TCGACCCCTGAGTGTGAAGAGCACCGCTGGTCGAG TGAAAGCTCCTCAACCCTCCAGAACCCCCATCACCTCTTCCAGTTCCCTCCAAAGATCTCGCAGTGATGTCGATGTTAATGCTGCAGCCTCAGCTGCAAGTCATACACGCATGACACCGGTGTCCTCCACTGCTTCATCCTCCACATTTAGCACCCTTCCTCCTGGATCCTACGCCTCACTCG acgacTCATGGTCTGTGAATGGTGATG GTCGAGTTCGTACTCGCAGGACAAGTGCAGGAAACGGGGCGACGGTGACAGACAGTCGTGGTCGCAGCAGAGGGAAGGTGGTCTCACAGTCTCAAC CTGGCAGCAGGTCTGGCTCTCCAGGAAGACTCCTAAGCACCACTTACAGAAGAATCCCACGGCCAACTGTAGGCCCCACCCACTCCAGCAGTAGTGTGAGTCGGCCTCGAGGTCACCGTAGTCAAGGATGCAGTCGTGAGACAAGCCCGTCCAGAGCCGGTGCAG CCCGCAGCAGAATCCCTCGCCCCAGCATGAGTCAAGGCTGTAGCCGCGAAACCAGTCGCGAGAGCAGCCGAGACCCCAGCCCCTCTCCCCTTG ATCGTTTATCTGAACACTCTCGGCTCTCAGCCTCCGTGAACGCCATGAAGATCCTCAACACCAGCACAGAGGTGGAGGCAGCTGTAGCTGATGCTTTG CGACGGCCGGTCCGTCGGAGGTTTGAATCCCCGGGTATGAACTCGGATGACGACGCCAACAGTGACGCATCCAGTGCCTGTTCAGAGCGCTCCTACAGCTCCAGGAACGGCGGTGCTGCTCCACTCTACCTTCGACAGACGGAGGACGTGGCCGAGGTGCTCAATCACTGCGCTAGCTCCAACTGGTCTGAGAGGAAGGAGGGTCTCCTTGGTCTGCAGAACTTGCTCAAGAGCCACCGCACACTCAG TCGTGTGGAGCTGAAGAGGTTGTGTGAGATCTTCACCAGGATGTTTGCAGATCCCCATAGCAAG GTGTTCAGCATGTTCTTGGAGACTCTGGTGGACTTCATTGTGCTGCATCGAGACGACCTGCAGGACTGGCTCTTCGTATTGCTCACACAGCTGCTGAAGAAGATGGGTGCTGATCTGCTTGGGTCTGTTCAGGCCAAGGTCCAAAGAGCACTGGATGTAACCAG GGAGTCCTTTCCGTGCGATCATCAGTTCAACATCCTGATGCGCTTCATTGTGGATCAGACTCAGACGCCAAACCTAAAGGtgaaggtggcgctgctgcGCTATGTGGAGGCGTTAACTCGTCAAATGGATCCCACCCACTTTGTCAACACCAGTGAGACGCGCCTCGCTGTGTCACGCATCATCACCTGGACGGCTGAGCCCAAGAGTTCCGATGTGCGCAAG GCGGCTCAAGTGGTTCTGATCTCTCTGTTTGAGCTGAACACTCCTGAGTTCACGATGCTTCTCGGAGCGCTTCCTAAAACCTTCCAGGATGGCACCACCAAACTGCTGCACAGCCACCTGAGAAATGTGGGCGCTGCAAGCAACATTTCTACG GCTTCTCCAAGCAACTCTGGGCGATCTCTGCCCCGCCAGTCAAGCAGTCGCAGCAGCCCGCTCACCTCACCAACCTCCTGCTCTCATGCCTCATTGTCACCCAG CGCTCTAGAGGATGACAGCGAGAACCTGAACTCTGAGGAACTGTACAGCTCACTCCGTGGTGTCACAGAGGCCATCCAGAACTTCAGCTTCCGCAGCCAAGAGGACTTAATGGAGCCCCTCAGGCGGGAGGGCAGGAGGGAGATG TTAGGGGGCGGAGCTTCGACCGATTCCGATACTCGTTTATGTGGTGACGTGGTGGAGGGCGGTCGCATGGCTCTGGATAACAAAACCTCATTACTGAACACGCCATCCCCACCGTCCTTTGCTGGCCCACGGTTCCGGGACTATAACCCCTACAACTACAGTGATGGCATCAGCATGATGGACAAGGGGGGACTGAAGGAGGGCTTGCTGGATGAAAGTG GTCGCCACCCAGAATCTGTGGAGAACAAGATCATGAATCCAAAAGGTTACCAAG gtggaggagcagcagagcagctggagctggtAGCAGAGCTGCTGAAGGAGCTGTCGTCAACACAGGTCGGTGAGCGGAACCCTGAGGACAGGCGTGCCacgctgctggagctgctgaaaGTGGCACGTGAGGACAGCGCCGCCGTGTGGGAGGAACACTTCAAAAccatgctgctgttgctgctggagaCCTTGGAGGACCGAGAT CACACCATTCGAGCCCTTGCACTGCGCGTCCTCCGGGAGATTCTGCGGAACCAACCGGCTCGCTTCAAAAACTACGCTGAGCTCACCATCATGAAGACGCTGGAGGCCCACAAGGACTCGCACAAGGAG GTTGTGCGAGCAGCAGAAGAGGCTGCGTCCACTCTGGCCGGCTCGGCCCACCCTGAGCAGTGCATCAAGGTCCTGTGTCCCATCGTCCAGACGGCAGACTTCCCCATCAACCTCGCCGCCATCAAGATGCAGACCCGAGCAATTGAGCGTGTTACCAAGGAACCGCTGCACCAGCTTCTGCCGGATGTCATCCCAGGATTACTTCAG GGATACGACAACACAGAGAGCAGTGTGAGAAAGGCAAGTGTCTTCTGTCTGGTTGCCATCTACTCAGTCATCGGAGAGGAGCTGAAGCCCTACCTGGCTCAGCTGACAGGAAGCCAG ATGAAGCTGCTAAACCTGTACATCAAGCGAGCCCAAACTTCagccagcaacagcagcagctcctctgacATTTCATCCTACTGA
- the LOC128760549 gene encoding CLIP-associating protein 1-A-like isoform X2, translated as MEEEVAVVGVEYLLEQVMQKDMGKRLQVGQEITELILDQERTPDLEKDQTMLDRTVDAVASSWVNSNNFKVVLFGMDILSALITRLQERFRTQVGTVLPSLIDRLGDAKDQVRDQDQSLLLKLMDQAANPQYVWERLMGGFKHKNYRTREGLCLCLISTLNVFGSQSLTLSKMVPQICNLLGDPNSQVRDGAMNCLVEIYRHVGERVRIDLGKKGLPQSWLNALFSRFDEVQRSGNMVPSPVSDKNLDDDDSVDGGRSSSSSRTGSSCGRKNVSMGSFRRPAPPSGASGNKGAGRDGLAAGAVDEEDFIQAFEDVPTVQIYSNREVEETMTKIRDVLSDDKKDWELRVAALKKVRSLLLAGAADYEGFLPQLRLMEPLFKQSAKDLRSQVVREACITLGHLSSVLGSRFDHAAESVLPALVNLVPNSAKVMATSGIAAIRLLLRHTHYPRLIPIITSNCSSKSVAVRRRCYEFLDLALQEWHTSSLERHSALLTETIKKGIYDADGDARAVARRCYWSFHAHFTREAESLFQSLEASYQRALQAHLRSGDSAMSLPVSGRSSSSSQESLNRPLSVKSTAGRVKAPQPSRTPITSSSSLQRSRSDVDVNAAASAASHTRMTPVSSTASSSTFSTLPPGSYASLGRVRTRRTSAGNGATVTDSRGRSRGKVVSQSQPGSRSGSPGRLLSTTYRRIPRPTVGPTHSSSSVSRPRGHRSQGCSRETSPSRAGAARSRIPRPSMSQGCSRETSRESSRDPSPSPLDRLSEHSRLSASVNAMKILNTSTEVEAAVADALLLGDSRSKRRPVRRRFESPGMNSDDDANSDASSACSERSYSSRNGGAAPLYLRQTEDVAEVLNHCASSNWSERKEGLLGLQNLLKSHRTLSRVELKRLCEIFTRMFADPHSKVFSMFLETLVDFIVLHRDDLQDWLFVLLTQLLKKMGADLLGSVQAKVQRALDVTRESFPCDHQFNILMRFIVDQTQTPNLKVKVALLRYVEALTRQMDPTHFVNTSETRLAVSRIITWTAEPKSSDVRKTLHNWGGPEVSSRPVRSTAPLPGDSSLEEQCKQAAQVVLISLFELNTPEFTMLLGALPKTFQDGTTKLLHSHLRNVGAASNISTASPSNSGRSLPRQSSSRSSPLTSPTSCSHASLSPSALEDDSENLNSEELYSSLRGVTEAIQNFSFRSQEDLMEPLRREGRREMLGGGASTDSDTRLCGDVVEGGRMALDNKTSLLNTPSPPSFAGPRFRDYNPYNYSDGISMMDKGGLKEGLLDESGRHPESVENKIMNPKGYQGGGAAEQLELVAELLKELSSTQVGERNPEDRRATLLELLKVAREDSAAVWEEHFKTMLLLLLETLEDRDHTIRALALRVLREILRNQPARFKNYAELTIMKTLEAHKDSHKEVVRAAEEAASTLAGSAHPEQCIKVLCPIVQTADFPINLAAIKMQTRAIERVTKEPLHQLLPDVIPGLLQGYDNTESSVRKASVFCLVAIYSVIGEELKPYLAQLTGSQMKLLNLYIKRAQTSASNSSSSSDISSY; from the exons ATGGAAGAGGAGGTGGCGGTCGTGGGTGTGGAATATTTGCTGGAGCAGGTGATGCAGAAGGACATGGGGAAGAGGCTCCAGGTGGGTCAGGAGATCACGGAGCTCATTCTGGACCAGGAGCGTACCCCGGATCTGGAAAAGGACCAGACCATGTTGGATCGGACAGTGGACGCCGTGGCCAGCTCCTGGGTCAACTCAAATAACTTTAAA GTGGTGTTATTTGGGATGGACATCCTTTCAGCTCTGATCACACGACTTCAGGAAAGATTCAGGACTCAGGTGGGCACAG TGCTTCCTAGTTTGATTGATCGTCTTGGAGATGCCAAGGACCAAGtgagagaccaagaccagtctctgctgctaaAGTTGATGGACCAGGCTGCCAACCCACAG TACGTGTGGGAAAGGTTGATGGGAGGTTTTAAACACAAGAACTACAGGACCAGAGAAGGACTCTGCCTCTGTCTCATCTCAACACTCAATGT GTTTGGATCTCAGAGTTTAACACTCAGTAAGATGGTCCCTCAAATCTGTAACCTGCTTGGAGATCCGAACAGTCAG GTTCGTGATGGAGCCATGAATTGTCTAGTAGAGATCTACCGTCATGTGGGAGAGAGAGTTCGGATCGACTTGGGCAAGAAGGGACTGCCGCAGTCTTG GTTAAATGCCCTATTCAGCCGCTTTGATGAAGTCCAGAGGTCTGGAAACATGGTGCCATCACCAGTTTCAG ATAAGAATTTGGATGACGATGACTCTGTGGATGGCGGGCgctcttcgtcctcctccagAACCGGATCGTCTTGTGGGAGGAAAAACGTGAGCATGGGGTCATTCAGACGCCCTGCCCCTCCCTCAGGAGCGTCTGGCAACAAGGGAGCTG GCAGGGACGGTCTGGCTGCTGGTGCTGTGGATGAGGAAGACTTCATCCAGGCGTTCGAGGATGTTCCAACAGTCCAG ATTTATTCAAACAGAGAGGTGGAGGAAACAATGACAAAGATCAGAGATGTTTTGTCGGATGACAAGAAAGACTGGGAGCTGAGAGTGGCGGCG CTTAAGAAGGTTCGCTCTTTGCTTCTGGCTGGCGCAGCAGATTATGAAGGGTTTCTGCCTCAGCTGCGGCTGATGGAGCCTCTGTTCAAACAGTCTGCAAAAGACCTGCGTTCACAGGTTGTTCGGGAGGCTTGTATCACATTAGG ACACCTGTCTTCAGTATTGGGGAGCCGATTTGACCATGCAGCAGAATCGGTTCTGCCAGCCCTTGTAAACCTTGTCCCCAACAGTGCAAAGGTCATGGCCACATCAGGCATTGCCGCTATCCGTCTCCTCCTAAGG CACACACATTACCCTCGTCTAATCCCCATCATCACCAGCAACTGTTCCTCCAAGTCCGTGGCAGTCAGGAG ACGTTGTTATGAGTTTTTGGACCTGGCCCTGCAGGAGTGGCACACAAGCTCCCTGGAGag ACACTCTGCCTTGCTCACAGAGACTATCAAGAAAGGAATCTATGATGCAGATGGAGACGCTCGGGCCGTGGCCAGAAG ATGTTACTGGAGCTTCCACGCTCACTTCACCCGGGAGGCGGAGAGCCTGTTTCAGAGTCTAGAGGCATCCTACCAGAGGGCGCTGCAGGCCCATCTAAGGAGTGGAGACAGTGCAATGTCACTGCCAGTGTCTGGccgctcatcttcatcttcccaAGAGAGTCTGAA TCGACCCCTGAGTGTGAAGAGCACCGCTGGTCGAG TGAAAGCTCCTCAACCCTCCAGAACCCCCATCACCTCTTCCAGTTCCCTCCAAAGATCTCGCAGTGATGTCGATGTTAATGCTGCAGCCTCAGCTGCAAGTCATACACGCATGACACCGGTGTCCTCCACTGCTTCATCCTCCACATTTAGCACCCTTCCTCCTGGATCCTACGCCTCACTCG GTCGAGTTCGTACTCGCAGGACAAGTGCAGGAAACGGGGCGACGGTGACAGACAGTCGTGGTCGCAGCAGAGGGAAGGTGGTCTCACAGTCTCAAC CTGGCAGCAGGTCTGGCTCTCCAGGAAGACTCCTAAGCACCACTTACAGAAGAATCCCACGGCCAACTGTAGGCCCCACCCACTCCAGCAGTAGTGTGAGTCGGCCTCGAGGTCACCGTAGTCAAGGATGCAGTCGTGAGACAAGCCCGTCCAGAGCCGGTGCAG CCCGCAGCAGAATCCCTCGCCCCAGCATGAGTCAAGGCTGTAGCCGCGAAACCAGTCGCGAGAGCAGCCGAGACCCCAGCCCCTCTCCCCTTG ATCGTTTATCTGAACACTCTCGGCTCTCAGCCTCCGTGAACGCCATGAAGATCCTCAACACCAGCACAGAGGTGGAGGCAGCTGTAGCTGATGCTTTG CTGTTAGGAGACTCCAGAAGTAAG CGACGGCCGGTCCGTCGGAGGTTTGAATCCCCGGGTATGAACTCGGATGACGACGCCAACAGTGACGCATCCAGTGCCTGTTCAGAGCGCTCCTACAGCTCCAGGAACGGCGGTGCTGCTCCACTCTACCTTCGACAGACGGAGGACGTGGCCGAGGTGCTCAATCACTGCGCTAGCTCCAACTGGTCTGAGAGGAAGGAGGGTCTCCTTGGTCTGCAGAACTTGCTCAAGAGCCACCGCACACTCAG TCGTGTGGAGCTGAAGAGGTTGTGTGAGATCTTCACCAGGATGTTTGCAGATCCCCATAGCAAG GTGTTCAGCATGTTCTTGGAGACTCTGGTGGACTTCATTGTGCTGCATCGAGACGACCTGCAGGACTGGCTCTTCGTATTGCTCACACAGCTGCTGAAGAAGATGGGTGCTGATCTGCTTGGGTCTGTTCAGGCCAAGGTCCAAAGAGCACTGGATGTAACCAG GGAGTCCTTTCCGTGCGATCATCAGTTCAACATCCTGATGCGCTTCATTGTGGATCAGACTCAGACGCCAAACCTAAAGGtgaaggtggcgctgctgcGCTATGTGGAGGCGTTAACTCGTCAAATGGATCCCACCCACTTTGTCAACACCAGTGAGACGCGCCTCGCTGTGTCACGCATCATCACCTGGACGGCTGAGCCCAAGAGTTCCGATGTGCGCAAG ACCCTCCATAACTGGGGAGGGCCAGAGGTCTCAAGCCGACCCGTCAGAAGCACTGCCCCCCTTCCGGGGGATAGCAGCTTGGAAGAGCAGTGCAAGCAG GCGGCTCAAGTGGTTCTGATCTCTCTGTTTGAGCTGAACACTCCTGAGTTCACGATGCTTCTCGGAGCGCTTCCTAAAACCTTCCAGGATGGCACCACCAAACTGCTGCACAGCCACCTGAGAAATGTGGGCGCTGCAAGCAACATTTCTACG GCTTCTCCAAGCAACTCTGGGCGATCTCTGCCCCGCCAGTCAAGCAGTCGCAGCAGCCCGCTCACCTCACCAACCTCCTGCTCTCATGCCTCATTGTCACCCAG CGCTCTAGAGGATGACAGCGAGAACCTGAACTCTGAGGAACTGTACAGCTCACTCCGTGGTGTCACAGAGGCCATCCAGAACTTCAGCTTCCGCAGCCAAGAGGACTTAATGGAGCCCCTCAGGCGGGAGGGCAGGAGGGAGATG TTAGGGGGCGGAGCTTCGACCGATTCCGATACTCGTTTATGTGGTGACGTGGTGGAGGGCGGTCGCATGGCTCTGGATAACAAAACCTCATTACTGAACACGCCATCCCCACCGTCCTTTGCTGGCCCACGGTTCCGGGACTATAACCCCTACAACTACAGTGATGGCATCAGCATGATGGACAAGGGGGGACTGAAGGAGGGCTTGCTGGATGAAAGTG GTCGCCACCCAGAATCTGTGGAGAACAAGATCATGAATCCAAAAGGTTACCAAG gtggaggagcagcagagcagctggagctggtAGCAGAGCTGCTGAAGGAGCTGTCGTCAACACAGGTCGGTGAGCGGAACCCTGAGGACAGGCGTGCCacgctgctggagctgctgaaaGTGGCACGTGAGGACAGCGCCGCCGTGTGGGAGGAACACTTCAAAAccatgctgctgttgctgctggagaCCTTGGAGGACCGAGAT CACACCATTCGAGCCCTTGCACTGCGCGTCCTCCGGGAGATTCTGCGGAACCAACCGGCTCGCTTCAAAAACTACGCTGAGCTCACCATCATGAAGACGCTGGAGGCCCACAAGGACTCGCACAAGGAG GTTGTGCGAGCAGCAGAAGAGGCTGCGTCCACTCTGGCCGGCTCGGCCCACCCTGAGCAGTGCATCAAGGTCCTGTGTCCCATCGTCCAGACGGCAGACTTCCCCATCAACCTCGCCGCCATCAAGATGCAGACCCGAGCAATTGAGCGTGTTACCAAGGAACCGCTGCACCAGCTTCTGCCGGATGTCATCCCAGGATTACTTCAG GGATACGACAACACAGAGAGCAGTGTGAGAAAGGCAAGTGTCTTCTGTCTGGTTGCCATCTACTCAGTCATCGGAGAGGAGCTGAAGCCCTACCTGGCTCAGCTGACAGGAAGCCAG ATGAAGCTGCTAAACCTGTACATCAAGCGAGCCCAAACTTCagccagcaacagcagcagctcctctgacATTTCATCCTACTGA